From the genome of Thermoflexus hugenholtzii, one region includes:
- a CDS encoding MBL fold metallo-hydrolase, which yields MEETRPFSLDSRIFVEDRLHFATVGAVRTEQGWICIDTPADPLHAAWWRQALQSIAPMPILAVIYTDATRDRVMGTPFLLEGKPALIIAHHHVFDRLRGHGEMGRQQLIDLLISLGQTESAEQLARAPLMLPNLTFSDRLVLKFGAPTVILEHVDGASPGQIWARIPEHDAVFVGDTVTLSTHPNLGEADLERWLEQLEQLRAGRVARHIVPGRGPLASPSDISPLLDYLKALMRRVRALAASSRKPELGALIAEFMAYFPVPEYERERVQRRIRSALERLLELYAAGKKAPKEKPKEKAGAAKSRKKGGASR from the coding sequence ATGGAAGAGACACGCCCCTTTTCGCTGGATTCCCGCATCTTCGTGGAGGACCGCCTCCACTTCGCCACTGTGGGGGCGGTGCGGACGGAGCAGGGATGGATCTGCATCGACACCCCGGCGGACCCGCTGCACGCCGCCTGGTGGCGGCAGGCCCTGCAGTCCATCGCCCCCATGCCCATCCTCGCCGTCATTTACACGGATGCCACCCGGGATCGGGTCATGGGCACCCCCTTCCTTCTGGAAGGGAAGCCCGCCCTGATCATCGCCCATCATCACGTGTTCGATCGGCTCCGAGGCCATGGGGAGATGGGACGCCAGCAGCTGATCGACCTCCTCATCAGCCTCGGCCAGACCGAGTCGGCGGAGCAACTGGCCCGCGCCCCCCTCATGCTGCCCAATCTGACCTTCTCCGACCGTCTGGTCCTGAAGTTCGGCGCGCCGACGGTGATCCTGGAGCACGTGGACGGGGCTTCCCCCGGGCAAATCTGGGCGCGCATCCCCGAACATGACGCGGTGTTTGTGGGAGACACCGTGACGCTGAGCACCCATCCCAACCTGGGGGAGGCGGACCTGGAGCGGTGGCTGGAGCAGCTGGAGCAGCTGCGCGCCGGCCGGGTGGCCCGTCACATCGTGCCCGGGCGGGGCCCCCTCGCTTCGCCCTCGGACATCTCCCCTCTCCTGGATTACCTGAAGGCGTTGATGCGACGGGTCCGGGCCCTGGCGGCCTCCTCGCGCAAACCCGAGCTCGGCGCCCTGATCGCCGAGTTCATGGCCTACTTCCCGGTCCCTGAATACGAGCGGGAGCGGGTCCAGCGCCGCATCCGCTCCGCCCTGGAGCGGCTGCTGGAACTTTACGCCGCCGGCAAGAAAGCCCCGAAAGAGAAGCCCAAGGAGAAGGCGGGGGCGGCCAAATCTCGCAAAAAAGGCGGCGCCTCCCGCTAA
- a CDS encoding cation-translocating P-type ATPase, whose translation MEQTSEPRIPWHTLSVEECFQRLRAGPAGLSREEAARRLREWGPNELEPPRRISPLAILLAQFRNILVLILLAATALSIVLGHGTEAVVIMIIVFFSVLLGFVQEYRAERALEALRRMAAPMATVLREGVEERIPARELVPGDVVVLHAGDRVPADLRLIEAVNLQIDEAVLTGESVPVEKHTAAIPDPALPIGDRRNMAYAGTVVTYGRGQGLVVATGMRTEFGAIARMLQTIQEERTPLQENLDRVGKALARAALGVVALIVALGLLRGRPWLEMLIFGLALAVAVVPEALPAVVTISLALGVQRMVRRNALIRRLPAVETLGSTDVICTDKTGTLTRNEMTVRRLFVCGRFWEVTGSGYEPAGEFRVDGQPVTPSEAVRRLLRAAALASDARLYRGADGAWQGQGDPTERALLVAAMKAGLDPEELNRRHPRVREIPFTSERKRMTTLHQGPEGLFAASKGAPEVILESCRFLLTEEGERPLTPSDREQILEAARAMAGEALRVLGVADKPQALPEDAEEGMVFLGLVGMIDPPRPEAKQAIRVCREAGIRVVMITGDHPLTAQAIARELGLLRDGRVVTGAELDRMSDEEFEDQVEGIDVYARVSPAHKFRVVTALQKKGHIVAMTGDGVNDAPALKKADIGVAMGITGTDVSKEAAAMVLLDDNFASIVAAVEEGRAIFSNIKKYLMYLLSSNVGEILLMALASLAGLPPPLSAAQILYVNLATDGLPALALSVDPPEPDLMRRPPRNPRGGLFTRPVVLLMLAGGLWSALVNLSLFAWALSSGRSLQEAMTMAFVSLVLIQFFKAYNFRSDRHSVLRQPFANRWLNRAILWEGAMLLLLIYVPFLRDLFGIYSLPPIDWAIVLMAAATVVPVLELVKWVERRGLLGSLDG comes from the coding sequence ATGGAGCAGACCTCCGAGCCCCGGATCCCCTGGCATACCTTATCGGTCGAAGAGTGTTTCCAGCGGCTGCGCGCGGGGCCGGCGGGGTTGAGCCGGGAGGAGGCGGCCCGCCGGCTCCGGGAATGGGGCCCCAACGAGCTGGAGCCCCCCCGGCGCATCTCGCCCCTGGCCATCCTCCTGGCCCAGTTCCGGAACATCCTGGTGCTAATCCTCCTGGCCGCCACCGCCCTCTCCATCGTCCTGGGCCATGGGACGGAGGCGGTGGTCATCATGATCATCGTCTTCTTCTCCGTCCTGCTCGGCTTCGTCCAGGAATACCGCGCGGAGCGGGCCCTGGAGGCGTTGCGCCGGATGGCCGCGCCGATGGCCACCGTCCTCCGGGAGGGCGTGGAGGAGCGGATCCCCGCGCGGGAGCTGGTGCCGGGGGACGTAGTGGTCCTCCACGCCGGGGATCGGGTGCCGGCGGACCTGCGGCTGATCGAGGCGGTCAACCTCCAGATCGATGAGGCCGTCCTGACCGGCGAGTCGGTCCCGGTGGAGAAACACACGGCGGCGATCCCGGATCCTGCGCTCCCGATCGGGGATCGGCGGAACATGGCCTATGCGGGGACGGTGGTGACGTATGGGCGGGGCCAGGGGCTCGTGGTCGCCACCGGGATGCGGACGGAGTTCGGGGCCATTGCCCGGATGTTGCAGACGATCCAGGAGGAGCGGACGCCGCTGCAGGAGAACCTGGATCGGGTGGGGAAGGCGCTGGCCCGGGCCGCCCTGGGGGTGGTGGCCCTCATCGTGGCCCTGGGTCTGCTGCGGGGCCGGCCCTGGCTGGAGATGTTGATCTTCGGCCTGGCCCTGGCCGTGGCCGTGGTCCCGGAAGCCCTGCCGGCGGTGGTCACCATCTCCCTGGCCCTGGGGGTGCAGCGGATGGTCCGGCGCAACGCCCTGATCCGGCGGCTGCCGGCCGTGGAGACCCTGGGGAGCACCGATGTGATCTGCACGGATAAAACCGGGACCCTCACCCGGAACGAGATGACGGTGCGGCGCCTCTTCGTCTGTGGGCGGTTCTGGGAGGTGACCGGGAGCGGATACGAGCCGGCGGGGGAGTTTCGGGTGGACGGGCAACCTGTGACGCCTTCAGAGGCCGTGCGCCGGCTCCTTCGGGCCGCCGCCCTGGCCTCGGACGCCCGCCTCTATCGGGGCGCGGATGGCGCCTGGCAGGGACAGGGGGATCCCACGGAGCGGGCCCTCCTGGTCGCGGCGATGAAGGCCGGGCTGGACCCGGAGGAGCTGAACCGCCGTCATCCTCGGGTCCGCGAGATCCCCTTCACCTCCGAGCGCAAGCGGATGACCACCCTGCATCAGGGTCCGGAGGGCCTCTTCGCGGCCTCCAAGGGAGCCCCCGAGGTGATCCTGGAGAGCTGCCGCTTTCTGCTCACGGAGGAAGGCGAGCGACCCCTCACCCCTTCGGATCGGGAGCAAATCCTGGAGGCCGCCCGGGCGATGGCCGGGGAGGCGCTCCGGGTGCTGGGGGTGGCGGACAAGCCCCAGGCCCTTCCGGAGGACGCCGAGGAGGGGATGGTCTTCCTGGGCCTGGTGGGGATGATCGACCCCCCGCGTCCCGAGGCGAAGCAGGCCATCCGGGTGTGCCGGGAGGCCGGGATCCGGGTGGTGATGATCACCGGGGATCATCCGCTGACGGCCCAGGCCATCGCGCGGGAGCTCGGCCTCCTCCGGGATGGCCGGGTCGTCACCGGGGCAGAGCTGGATCGCATGAGCGATGAGGAGTTCGAGGACCAGGTGGAGGGGATCGATGTCTACGCCCGGGTGTCGCCGGCCCATAAGTTCCGGGTGGTCACCGCCCTCCAGAAGAAAGGCCACATCGTGGCGATGACCGGGGATGGGGTCAACGATGCTCCCGCCCTGAAGAAAGCCGACATCGGCGTCGCCATGGGCATCACCGGCACGGACGTCTCCAAAGAGGCCGCGGCGATGGTGTTGCTGGACGACAACTTCGCTTCCATCGTGGCGGCCGTGGAGGAAGGCCGGGCGATCTTCTCCAACATCAAGAAATACCTGATGTATCTGCTTTCCTCGAACGTGGGGGAGATCCTTCTGATGGCCCTGGCCTCCCTGGCCGGGCTCCCCCCACCCCTCAGCGCGGCTCAGATCCTGTATGTGAACCTGGCCACCGACGGCCTGCCCGCGCTGGCCCTCTCGGTGGACCCGCCGGAGCCGGATTTGATGCGCCGGCCGCCCCGCAACCCCCGCGGCGGCCTCTTCACCCGGCCCGTGGTGCTGTTGATGCTGGCCGGAGGCCTCTGGTCCGCCCTGGTCAACCTCTCCCTGTTCGCCTGGGCCCTCTCCTCCGGCCGCAGCCTGCAAGAGGCCATGACCATGGCCTTCGTGTCCCTGGTCCTGATCCAGTTCTTCAAGGCCTACAACTTCCGTTCGGATCGACACTCGGTCCTGCGGCAGCCCTTCGCGAACCGCTGGCTGAACCGGGCGATCCTCTGGGAGGGGGCGATGCTGTTGTTGCTGATCTACGTGCCCTTCCTGCGGGATCTGTTCGGGATCTACAGCCTCCCGCCGATCGATTGGGCCATCGTCCTGATGGCGGCAGCCACGGTGGTGCCGGTGCTGGAGCTGGTGAAGTGGGTCGAGCGCCGGGGGCTGCTGGGATCCCTGGACGGCTGA
- the lipA gene encoding lipoyl synthase produces MASPTRESLSVEAMPDAPVRPARRPEWLKVRAPQGETYEFVLRLMRSKRLHTVCEEARCPNIGECWGHGTATFMILGDVCTRSCRFCAVRTGRPLSIDWDEPNRVAEAVRAMGLSHVVITSVNRDELPDGGATLFAMTIRRIRERVPGCTVEVLTPDFKGSIEALRIVIEARPDIFNHNVETVPRLFKKVQPQDRYEWAMATLSNAKKLWPECVTKSGIMVGLGETWEEIIDVMKDLRAVGVDILTIGQYLQPSRNHLPVERFYRPEEFEALKRIGYELGFRWVESGPLVRSSYRAEAQARALSRVPRP; encoded by the coding sequence ATGGCCTCTCCGACCCGTGAATCCCTCTCCGTGGAGGCGATGCCGGACGCGCCCGTCCGCCCGGCGCGGCGCCCCGAATGGTTGAAAGTCCGGGCCCCTCAGGGCGAGACCTATGAGTTCGTGCTCCGGTTGATGCGGAGCAAGCGACTTCACACGGTCTGCGAGGAAGCCCGCTGCCCCAACATCGGGGAGTGCTGGGGGCATGGCACCGCCACCTTCATGATCCTCGGAGATGTGTGCACCCGCTCCTGCCGCTTCTGCGCCGTCCGGACCGGCCGCCCCCTCTCCATCGACTGGGACGAGCCCAATCGTGTGGCCGAGGCCGTGCGGGCCATGGGCCTCTCCCACGTGGTGATCACCTCGGTGAATCGGGACGAGCTGCCCGACGGCGGGGCCACCCTCTTCGCAATGACCATCCGCCGCATCCGGGAGCGGGTCCCCGGATGCACCGTGGAGGTCCTCACCCCGGACTTCAAAGGCTCCATCGAGGCCCTGCGCATCGTCATCGAGGCGCGGCCGGATATCTTCAACCACAACGTGGAGACCGTGCCGCGTCTCTTCAAGAAGGTGCAGCCCCAGGATCGTTATGAGTGGGCTATGGCTACCCTCTCGAACGCCAAGAAGCTGTGGCCGGAGTGCGTCACCAAGTCCGGCATCATGGTCGGGCTGGGCGAGACCTGGGAGGAGATCATCGATGTGATGAAGGACCTGCGGGCGGTGGGGGTGGACATCCTCACCATCGGCCAGTATCTCCAGCCCTCCCGGAACCACCTCCCGGTGGAGCGGTTCTACCGGCCGGAGGAGTTCGAGGCCCTCAAACGGATCGGATATGAGCTGGGGTTCCGCTGGGTGGAGAGCGGCCCTCTGGTCCGCAGCAGCTATCGGGCGGAAGCCCAGGCCCGGGCCCTCTCCCGGGTCCCCCGTCCCTGA
- a CDS encoding zinc metallopeptidase produces the protein MLFWWDPLYFLFAMPALLLGLYAQAKVQAAYNRWLRAPARLTGLEAAQRLLQAAGLYEVRIEGTPGHLTDHYDPSSKVLRLSPSVAGVPSVASLAVAAHEIGHALQDAEGYWGLRARAALVPAVNFGSWLGPILFLIGFLMQSLTLVWAGVLFFSAAALFALVTLPVELDASRRALALLESSGLLWTPEERAGAREVLRAAALTYVAALAQALSTLAYYAFLAMGMRRSEE, from the coding sequence ATGCTGTTCTGGTGGGATCCCCTTTACTTCCTGTTCGCCATGCCGGCGCTGTTGTTGGGCCTGTATGCTCAGGCGAAGGTCCAGGCGGCCTATAACCGGTGGCTGCGGGCGCCGGCTCGACTGACCGGGCTGGAGGCGGCCCAGCGCCTGCTGCAGGCGGCCGGTCTGTATGAGGTGCGCATCGAGGGAACCCCCGGGCACCTGACGGACCATTACGATCCTTCGAGCAAGGTGCTCCGGCTCTCCCCCAGCGTGGCGGGCGTGCCCTCGGTGGCCTCCCTGGCGGTGGCGGCCCATGAGATCGGGCACGCGCTCCAGGACGCGGAAGGTTACTGGGGGCTGCGGGCCCGGGCGGCCCTGGTGCCCGCGGTGAACTTCGGCTCCTGGCTCGGCCCGATCCTCTTCCTGATCGGCTTCCTGATGCAGAGCCTGACGCTGGTCTGGGCAGGGGTGCTGTTCTTCTCCGCCGCCGCCCTCTTCGCCCTGGTCACGCTGCCCGTGGAGCTGGACGCCAGCCGCCGGGCCCTGGCCCTGCTGGAGTCGAGCGGGCTGCTGTGGACCCCCGAGGAGCGGGCGGGGGCCCGGGAGGTGCTGCGGGCGGCCGCGCTGACCTACGTGGCGGCCCTGGCCCAGGCTCTCTCCACCCTGGCCTACTACGCCTTCCTGGCCATGGGCATGCGGCGCTCGGAGGAATAG
- a CDS encoding tyrosine-type recombinase/integrase translates to MAHQPSLFEFKARSELTPETPLARARQAFADHLKGGDYSRHTVYFFTHDLRLLGQCLGEDRPVGTIGLRDLQDFVDWLRHRRGVPCTPKSLRRRITAVKAFFRWLHEELGVLPTNPAEALVYPEAVEPLPEVLTPEQVRAVREAAEGFRREGDARPLTLLTLLLHTGLKKSEVVALRLEHFDLREPAVWIRYAHPRYRHKERRLPLPPEWPELFREYLQQYRIEGRVFPWTPRNLEYVLDDVARRAGMAHLSFETLRWTCALQDFIRGMDPEDLRQKLGLSEIQWRDTLRRLQALAGRFAGS, encoded by the coding sequence ATGGCGCATCAGCCCAGCTTGTTTGAGTTCAAAGCCCGTTCCGAGCTGACGCCGGAGACTCCCCTCGCCCGGGCCCGACAGGCCTTCGCGGATCACTTGAAGGGCGGGGATTACTCCCGGCACACCGTGTATTTCTTCACCCACGATCTCCGCCTGCTGGGGCAATGCCTGGGCGAGGATCGCCCCGTGGGGACCATCGGGCTGCGGGATCTGCAGGATTTCGTGGATTGGCTCCGCCATCGTCGCGGGGTCCCATGCACGCCCAAGTCCCTGCGGCGGCGCATCACGGCCGTGAAGGCCTTCTTCCGCTGGCTCCATGAGGAGCTCGGTGTCCTGCCGACCAACCCCGCCGAGGCCCTGGTTTACCCCGAGGCCGTCGAACCCCTCCCGGAGGTGCTGACCCCGGAACAGGTCCGGGCCGTCCGGGAGGCGGCGGAGGGATTCCGTCGGGAAGGGGATGCCCGTCCCCTCACGCTGCTCACCCTGCTCCTCCACACCGGCCTGAAGAAAAGCGAGGTGGTTGCCCTGCGCCTGGAGCATTTCGATCTCCGCGAGCCGGCGGTCTGGATCCGTTACGCCCATCCTCGCTATCGCCATAAGGAGCGCCGGCTCCCGCTCCCGCCGGAGTGGCCGGAGCTGTTCCGGGAGTATCTCCAGCAATATCGCATCGAAGGTCGGGTTTTCCCGTGGACGCCCCGGAACTTAGAATACGTGCTGGACGATGTGGCCCGTCGGGCCGGGATGGCGCACCTCTCCTTTGAGACCCTGCGGTGGACATGCGCGTTGCAGGATTTCATCCGGGGGATGGATCCGGAAGACCTGCGCCAGAAGCTGGGTCTCTCCGAGATCCAGTGGCGGGACACGCTCCGGCGCCTGCAGGCGCTGGCCGGGCGCTTCGCAGGCTCCTGA
- a CDS encoding TerC family protein — MEFPLWAWIFFHLIVAVMLALDLGVFHRNAHEVRLKEAMIWSVVWIAVALAFNALILLAWGHEPALHFLTAYLVEKSLSADNLFVFAVIFAYFGVPPAYQHRVLFWGILGAVLMRAAFIFAGVQLLKAFHPAVYLFGAFLVYTGIRLALRSEEEEVRPERNPVLRFARRFLPITPTFHGQRFFIREGRRWMATPLLLTLLVVESTDLMFAVDSVPAVLAITPELFIAYTSNIFAILGLRALYFVLSGLIQRLRYLHYGLSVILTYIGLKMLLSDYVHIPPALSLAIVLLTLLVSGLASWVVERREKVHSLSHR, encoded by the coding sequence ATGGAGTTTCCGCTCTGGGCCTGGATTTTCTTTCACCTGATCGTAGCGGTCATGCTGGCTCTGGACCTCGGGGTGTTTCACCGGAACGCCCACGAGGTGAGGTTAAAAGAAGCGATGATCTGGAGCGTGGTCTGGATCGCTGTGGCCCTGGCCTTCAACGCCCTGATCCTGCTGGCCTGGGGCCACGAACCCGCCCTCCACTTCCTCACCGCCTACCTGGTGGAGAAATCCCTCAGCGCCGATAACCTCTTCGTCTTCGCCGTGATCTTCGCCTATTTCGGCGTCCCGCCGGCCTATCAGCACCGCGTGCTCTTCTGGGGGATCCTGGGCGCTGTCCTGATGCGGGCGGCTTTCATCTTCGCCGGCGTTCAGCTGCTCAAGGCCTTCCATCCGGCCGTCTATCTCTTCGGCGCCTTTCTGGTCTACACGGGGATCCGGCTGGCCCTGCGCAGTGAAGAGGAAGAAGTGCGCCCGGAGCGCAACCCCGTCCTCCGCTTCGCCCGTCGCTTCCTGCCCATCACCCCGACCTTCCATGGACAGCGTTTCTTCATCCGGGAGGGGCGCCGGTGGATGGCCACGCCGTTGCTGCTGACCCTGCTGGTGGTGGAGAGCACCGACCTGATGTTCGCCGTGGACTCGGTGCCGGCGGTGCTGGCCATCACTCCCGAGCTGTTCATCGCCTACACCTCGAATATCTTCGCCATCCTGGGGCTGCGGGCCCTTTACTTTGTCCTGTCCGGCCTGATCCAGCGCCTGCGTTATCTCCACTACGGCCTCTCCGTGATCCTGACCTATATCGGGCTCAAGATGCTGCTTTCGGATTACGTCCACATCCCGCCTGCCCTCTCGCTGGCCATCGTGCTTCTGACCCTCCTGGTCAGCGGGCTGGCCTCGTGGGTCGTGGAGCGGCGGGAGAAGGTTCATTCCCTCAGCCACCGGTGA
- a CDS encoding DedA family protein gives MLGEGTSRVRALIESVMAELGYGGIFLAAVVEVVFPPLPSDLLVPAAGVAAAGGVLRPEGVILAATAGTVVGALILYAFGRRGEPGVRRAVRRYGRWLGIREAEVDRALLLFRRYGAPILLVAHLIPGLRSGIAIPAGMSGMPLMPFGGLTALGAALRATLQTAAGLFLAWHLDVWISTLSLPGVIIIGGFAAVALGWTLVRRKRGHRPPHP, from the coding sequence ATGCTGGGAGAGGGGACAAGCCGGGTTCGAGCGCTGATCGAATCGGTGATGGCGGAGCTGGGGTATGGGGGGATCTTCCTGGCTGCGGTGGTAGAGGTGGTCTTCCCGCCCCTGCCCTCGGATCTTCTGGTGCCGGCGGCGGGAGTGGCGGCCGCCGGCGGCGTCCTGAGACCGGAAGGGGTCATCCTCGCCGCCACCGCCGGCACCGTGGTCGGCGCCCTGATCCTCTACGCCTTCGGGCGACGGGGCGAGCCGGGTGTCCGCCGCGCGGTTCGCCGCTATGGGCGCTGGCTGGGGATCCGGGAGGCGGAGGTCGACCGCGCTCTTCTGCTGTTCCGACGCTACGGGGCTCCTATCCTGCTCGTCGCCCATCTGATCCCCGGGTTGCGCAGCGGGATCGCTATCCCCGCCGGGATGAGCGGGATGCCTCTGATGCCCTTCGGGGGGCTCACCGCCCTGGGGGCAGCGTTGCGGGCGACCTTGCAGACTGCTGCCGGCCTCTTCCTGGCCTGGCATTTGGACGTATGGATTTCGACGCTTTCCCTCCCGGGGGTGATAATCATTGGGGGGTTCGCAGCAGTGGCCCTGGGGTGGACGCTGGTCCGCCGGAAGCGAGGCCATCGCCCGCCGCATCCTTGA